The window tgtactcaagtacagcacagtaagtCACGAGCACGAGGTGCTCTTGCACAGTACTAACTTATTTGTAAAAGGTAGGTaacatacagtacagagctccgtacttgtacagtgttTGTCggtgtacggtacggagaacttgtgCTTtcttacggagtaagtactccgcactccgtacttgtaccagtgTTACAAGGAAGTTAAGCCTGCGAAGTGGTTCATGTGcagggtactccgtacatgaacttaattacagtacaagtatgagCACATTTCAAGCAGGCTGTGTATATTCCTCCgtacgagtgctccgtacttgtaatagTTGTTGCTAATAAGAATTAAAGAAAACACGGCTTGATATTCTTGGCAAGGATGAGTCAAGTCGTTGCCATTTCGCAACTTTACTCCTATTGGTCCAGTTCGAGTTGCCAAGCATCACGCTGCACGTGAGCACGAAGCACAGTGTGGGCAGGTGATGTAtggtgcactgtacttgctgcttCACTTACTGTGAGTAGACCTACAGTTAGTACCGAATGTCTACTCAAACCTGCTTGTAGATtgcatactgtacagccagcactgtacagtacaagtaagtacttactgcaagtgcGAGACGGGCGCCTTCACTACGGAGAAGCATAGGGAGCGTGGAAGGTGGTCCCGGCGTCGAGCCTTCCTCATCGACCTTCTCAtatacagtacgtacatgtatccGTATTCTTTATTACAGTGcaagtgtaagtacaactaatacttgcaaagcaactacagtactgtacaagtacggagtaccagcgagcattattactccgtattcagTTCTTGAATGCTGAACCACACATCCTCAACATCTCTGCCGAGTACGTGCTCTCAAACTTCCTAGCCGGTATCCCCCACGCAATAACCtttgttgtacatgcatcgcAGCGTAACGATGATCTCGCTAGCTAGGTCAAGATGTCAGCGGCACGATCGACGCCGGATGAAATGCAAACCTGCCACAACCATGTCCACTGGTTGCAAATTGACGGATGAAACGGGCTGTCTTTCCAACGCCCACCTGCCGCCGACTGCACAGAGTGGACGGGCTGCtacggccgccgacggatgATGTGACGGGGAGGACCTATTCACCCAGTGAGTCGTGCGGCCGTCATGCATGCCATTCATTGGGCCGATGCCGCGCAGGTTGCTCTCTCCACTCCCCCGCTAAATCCTCAGCCTTGGACAGCCGCACGCCGTCTGACGGCTGTTATTGCGTTTCGACAGCGACTCGAGATCATCGCTGTACCGACACATCTCGACAAGTCGACCACCTGTGCCGTCCTATCCGTCCATCCGGTCGCACTCCGTGATACGCCTTCcagccgtcgtcctcgcccgatGGAACGCGGGCGTCACCCACAAGTACGATCATGGATCAAGCAATTTTTGCCACGTTCTCGTAACACTGTTGCTTGcggtgtaagtaagtgttCTCGAGAGCAGGTGTAcgcgtacacctacacccacatgtacacttacttacttgcatggtACGATAACACAACTCCTCGACCCGTGGATGCCTGCCGTTTTGCTTGGCGTCTGCGGATCCCACGATCTAGCTCATGCATGCTCATGCTTCGTCGATGCTAGGAAgaaatgtacaagtacccaTCCGCCTACTCGTACGCACGATGACAGTCGCTCACGACACGGCATGGCGAGTGCACGGGCTACTGCCCAAGAAATACCACAAGCACCCGGGCAAATGCATTACAGCATgttctacaagtacatttgCTGGACGagcagtattaattacttcGTTCTCAAGTGCGAGGACGAGTGCGAGTATCCGCCTTTGCCAAGACCCCGGACCTTGGCAAGAAACTCCATGGCTAACCCCAGCCGCCACAAAATTATGGCCCAAGGTGGAGGCAGATTTCGACTAGGAACGCACCGAACTCGCCGGGTACGAGGCCGTACTTGCGCCCGCTAATTGCTATTCCTCGCTGCCTATTAATAATTACAACATGTCAtgaaagtacagtacttattacaCTTCCACTAGAAAGCAGACTTCCAAGGAACCGTTATCCGCATCGAACCTCGGGCCGCTTGCACTTAAATTTTCGTCACGCGGTGCTCGGATTGCACCTACAACAAGTGCAGCATACTTATGTGTGGTGTACTTCCTGCATAGTCCGACCCTGCTGGATATTTGGTGCGGCATTGATCGTTTGCTTTCTCTCGCCCACACTAGCCTATTTAGCTCATCCTCTTGTGCTTTTTCCTTCACCCATCTGGCCCCGGCCTTCCTCCTTGGCACCTCGAGTGTGTTGGGATTTCCGACCCTTGACGAAGAGATCTCACCCCAGACAGGCATCCCTTTCCAGCAGTAGTCAAACCGAAAGCATCTTCAGGGTACCGGTACAGAAGCGCTTTACCTCGTCGTGAGTGTCCGTCACTCGACTCATCTGCCTGTAAtgagcggcggcaaggatGCGATTGCCTCGGAGCATGTCTCCGGACAGTCCAACAAGCCCATGTCGGCTCCGGCCCACGCTCTCACCATCGAACAAGCCGTCCAGGAGCTCAAGGCCAATGTTGAGATTGGTCTCAGCACCGAAGAGGCGAAAACCCGCTTGGCCGAGTATGGCCGCAACGAGTTTGGCGAGCAAAAAGGCGTCCAGCCGGTCAAGATTTTGATCGGCCAGATCGCCAACGCCTTGACTCTGGTGAGGCTCCTCCCATGCACCCTCCGCTTGGGGCGCAACGgccaagcaagcaagcaacgGTAGGCACCCAAGGTCAGAGTGCGCAGCTGACGGTGCAAAACCTAGGTACTCATACTCGCCATGGCAGCCTCGTTTGGCATCCAATCGTGGATTGAGGGAGGCGTCATTTCCGCCGTCATCGTTTTGAACATTGTTGTCGGCTTCTTCCaggagctcaaggccgcAAAGACCATGGACTCGTTGCGGTCCCTCAGCTCTCCCACGGCCCAGGCCATCCGGAACGGCAACAATGAAACCGTCGTCACGGCCGAGATTGTGCCcggcgatgtcgtcgaggtcaagACGGGCGATACCATTCCCGCCGACATGAGGCTCGTCGAAGCCGTAAACTTTGAGACCAACGAAGCGCTCCTGACGGGGGAGTCTCTTCCGGTACGCAAGGAGACTGCTCCGACGTACGCAAACGACACGGGGCCCGGTGATCGCCTCAACGTCGCCTACAGCTCCTCCACCGTGACCAAGGGCCGTGCCCGAGGCGTCGTGTTCGCCACGGGGCTCTCAACCGAAATTGGCCAGATCGCTGCCGCCCTTCGAGGCAAgtcttctcgtcgacgtgAGCCCAAGCGCCGCGAGGACGGCACGACCCATTTCGGCCGGTGGCTCCAAGCCTGGACCCTGACCTTTtccgatgccgtcggccgcttcctcggcgtcaACGTGGGAACGCCGCTGCAAAGGAAGCTCTCCAAGCTCGCGCTGCTGCTTCTCGGCGCGGCCGTTGTCTGCGCCATCAtcgtgctcgccgccaacAAGTTCGACGCCGATCAGGAAGTCATCATTTACGCCGTCGCCACGGGTCTTTCCATGATCCCCGCctccctcatcgtcgtcttgaCCATCACCATGGCGGCTGGCACGAAGCGCATGGTGCAGCGTCACGTCATCGTGCGCAACCTGAAGAGCCTCGAAGCCCTCGGCGCGGTTTCTAGTAAGCGTCGCACACCCCGCATCCTCTCAATCGCTTAACTTGCCCGTAGACATTTGCTCGGACAAGACGGGCACCCTCACCCAGGGCACCATGGTTGTCAGGAAGGCCTGGATTCCCGGCCGCGGCACCTACTCGGTCGGCACCACGAGCGAACCCTTCAACCCGACCCTCgggcacctcggcctcgacaaggcGCAGCCCAAGGATATCAGCGTCCGCGGCGCAGAAGCCGATGGCGAAGCCGTGCACGGCCCGGGGCTCGTGGCCACGGATGCCGCTCTCCGGGCCTATCTCAAcgtcgcctcgctcgccaATCTCGCCTCGGTGAACCAAGTGGACGGTGAATGGCGCGGACGAGGTGACCCGACCGAGGTCGCCATGCAAGTGTTTGCCACTCGGTTCGACTGGAACCGCCTCCGCCTGTCCGCGGGCgagtcggcgccgtggcggCAGATTGCTGAGTTTCCCTTTGACTCGGACGTGAAGAAGATGTCCGTCATTTTCGAGAAGCAGGAGAGCGAAAAGCAATACGTCTTCACCAAGGGtgccgtcgagcgcgtcctcgcctcgtgtccccgcttcgccgacggcgacgagatcaAGGACCTCGGCGAGAGCACGAGGTCCGACGTCCTGGCCAACATGGAAGCCAtggcccgcctcggcctccgcGTCCTCGCGCTCGCCGACAGGGAAGACGCccgccgcgtcgccgtcaacgaggccgagctcgagcgggGAGAGTTTGAGAGGGATCTCGTCTTCCGCGGCCTCATCGGACTGTACGATCCTCCGCGGCCCGAGTCGGCTCCGTCGGTCAAGATGTGTCACGAAGCCGGCATCAGCGTGCACATGCTGACGGGTGACCATCCCGAGACGGCGCGTGCCATCgcgctcgaggtcggcatcCTGCCGTCGCGAATGAACGAgatcgccgccgacgtggcgAAGACGATGGTGATGACGGCCTCCGACTTTGACAAGCTGACGGACCAGGAGATTGATGAAATCCCCCACCTTCCTCTCGTCGTTGCCCGGTGCGCTCCGCAGACAAAGGTGCGCATGATCGAAGCCCTCCACCGCCGCAaggcctttgtcgccatGACGGGAGACGGCGTCAACGACTCGCCGAGCCTCAAACGGGCGGatgtcggcatcgccatgggcctcgccggctccgacgTGGCCAAGGAAGCGTCGGACATTGTGCTGATGGACGACAACTTCGCCTCGATcctcaacgccgtcgaggaaggccGACGGATGTTTGACAACATCCAAAAGTTCATCCTTCACGTCTTGGCCGAGAACATCGCGCAGGCCTGCACCCTGCTCATCGGGCTCGCCTTCAAGGATCGCCGCGGCCTCTCCGTCTTCCCGCTGGCGCCGGTGGAGATTCTCTGGATCATCATGATCACCTCGGGCATGCCCGACATGGGCCTCGGGTTCGAGATTGCCGCGCCGGACATCCTGCAGCGACCGCCTCAGAATGTGAGCATGCCGCccgagccggcgacgtcgtcgcgcccGCTAACCTCTTGCGCAGCTGAAGCAAGGCGTCTTCACGCCCGAGCTTCTCGTGGACATGGTCGTCTACGGCCTTTGGATGTCGGCGCTGTGCCTCTCGTCATTTGTCCTCGTCCTGTACGGCTTTGGCAACGGCGCGGCCGACATTGGCGACAACTGCAACAACGCGTACTCGGAGGAGTGCAAGGTCGTCTTCCGGGCGCGCGCCACGACGTTTGCCTGCCTCACGTGGttcgccctcttcctcgcgTGGGAGATGGTCAACCTGCGCCGGTCGTTTTTCCGGATGCAGCCGAAGAGCAAGAAGCACTTGACGCAGTGGATGACGGACGCATGGCGCAACCAGTTCCTGTTCTGGGCCATCGTCGCGGGCTTCGTCACCATGTTCCCGATCCTCTACATCCCGGGCCTCAACACGGTCGTCTTCAAGCACGCCGGCATCAGCTGGGAGTGGGGCATCGTTTTCGTCGAGTCGGTGCTGTTCTTTCTCGGCATCGAGGGGTGGAAGTGGGCGAAGAGAATCTACTTTCGGCGCCGGGCAAGGCAGGCCGGTCGGTTCAAGGCCGATCTCCACACGCGCGTCTTCGGCCGCTACTTCCACGAGGCCGACttcagcggcgacgaggaggcggccaccATGACCGAGAGCGAGAAGACGGGCCGCGGaacgggcgtcggcgagatggacgagaAGGCTCGATGACAGGGGGCGTGCCCGGGGAGGTCACGACGGGCGGATGAAGGTTCCCacccctcgtcggcagcgggaGGGTGACGGATGACGGA of the Drechmeria coniospora strain ARSEF 6962 chromosome 01, whole genome shotgun sequence genome contains:
- a CDS encoding sodium P-type ATPase, which gives rise to MSGGKDAIASEHVSGQSNKPMSAPAHALTIEQAVQELKANVEIGLSTEEAKTRLAEYGRNEFGEQKGVQPVKILIGQIANALTLVLILAMAASFGIQSWIEGGVISAVIVLNIVVGFFQELKAAKTMDSLRSLSSPTAQAIRNGNNETVVTAEIVPGDVVEVKTGDTIPADMRLVEAVNFETNEALLTGESLPVRKETAPTYANDTGPGDRLNVAYSSSTVTKGRARGVVFATGLSTEIGQIAAALRGKSSRRREPKRREDGTTHFGRWLQAWTLTFSDAVGRFLGVNVGTPLQRKLSKLALLLLGAAVVCAIIVLAANKFDADQEVIIYAVATGLSMIPASLIVVLTITMAAGTKRMVQRHVIVRNLKSLEALGAVSNICSDKTGTLTQGTMVVRKAWIPGRGTYSVGTTSEPFNPTLGHLGLDKAQPKDISVRGAEADGEAVHGPGLVATDAALRAYLNVASLANLASVNQVDGEWRGRGDPTEVAMQVFATRFDWNRLRLSAGESAPWRQIAEFPFDSDVKKMSVIFEKQESEKQYVFTKGAVERVLASCPRFADGDEIKDLGESTRSDVLANMEAMARLGLRVLALADREDARRVAVNEAELERGEFERDLVFRGLIGLYDPPRPESAPSVKMCHEAGISVHMLTGDHPETARAIALEVGILPSRMNEIAADVAKTMVMTASDFDKLTDQEIDEIPHLPLVVARCAPQTKVRMIEALHRRKAFVAMTGDGVNDSPSLKRADVGIAMGLAGSDVAKEASDIVLMDDNFASILNAVEEGRRMFDNIQKFILHVLAENIAQACTLLIGLAFKDRRGLSVFPLAPVEILWIIMITSGMPDMGLGFEIAAPDILQRPPQNLKQGVFTPELLVDMVVYGLWMSALCLSSFVLVLYGFGNGAADIGDNCNNAYSEECKVVFRARATTFACLTWFALFLAWEMVNLRRSFFRMQPKSKKHLTQWMTDAWRNQFLFWAIVAGFVTMFPILYIPGLNTVVFKHAGISWEWGIVFVESVLFFLGIEGWKWAKRIYFRRRARQAGRFKADLHTRVFGRYFHEADFSGDEEAATMTESEKTGRGTGVGEMDEKAR